A single region of the Silene latifolia isolate original U9 population chromosome 8, ASM4854445v1, whole genome shotgun sequence genome encodes:
- the LOC141595585 gene encoding ATP-dependent DNA helicase PIF1-like has protein sequence MIECEISTGFYKGERVFLPRITLGPSKSSKFPFNFQRKQFPIKLSFAMTINKAQGQTLQRTGVYLPKPCFSHGQLYVALSRARSAQELKVLHHQTAVETTNNLVKNVVSFEVLQRAGIR, from the coding sequence ATGATTGAGTGCGAAATTTCTACTGGTTTTTACAAAGGTGAGCGGGTATTCCTACCAAGGATAACCCTGGGGCCTTCTAAGAGCTCCAAATTTCCATTCAATTTCCAAAGAAAGCAGTTTCCTATCAAACTTAGTTTTGCAATGACCATTAACAAGGCTCAAGGTCAGACGTTACAGCGCACTGGAGTATATCTACCCAAACCTTGTTTTTCCCATGGACAGTTATATGTGGCTTTATCACGCGCTCGATCTGCTCAGGAACTGAAGGTGCTTCATCATCAAACAGCTGTTGAGACAACAAACAATTTAGTGAAGAATGTGGTGTCCTTTGAAGTGTTGCAAAGGGCCGGGATTCGATGA